One stretch of Diabrotica undecimpunctata isolate CICGRU chromosome 5, icDiaUnde3, whole genome shotgun sequence DNA includes these proteins:
- the LOC140442317 gene encoding uncharacterized protein: MSSCTEGFYAKTKRIYGETTVKKLKRWTNLVEKLATAEARRTFLLECRRTRNIPRFIVDCTSIILSCTTGTISPTIQHLSQSLNRQVRARLLNFHISGVHSDIKFITNQIKNITVFLDHVLPVPLLDTFETSLHRQFNFYYQKSILCLQKKLDNLDNPEFHKIPFNPKWIKNFSNVDVPQEILKLLSLGPKFGLQPSFRDYSVSSILADVENIFSYADDADLLSLRSTSNNILLNYTKRTKQSISIIDNVYRETVSFLKNHPNLLVLTSDKATATVLMDRDQYISLSQSLLDDSRYYRLLPSNPCSKFTNRINKLITHLKNIKVINQTIAKSLHNYDGYSPRFYCLPKIHKPTLSMRPIVSSINSPNIYIAKFLTDILSKSCDYHNSYNIFDSFQFSAFINNFKLPLNYTLCSHFFKESLEHYPTKLPRFLGRVCRAFAIGV; the protein is encoded by the exons atgtcTTCATGTACAGAGGGCTTCTATGCTAAGACCAAGCGCATCTATGGAGAAACTACAGTGAAGAAACTCAAGAGGTGGACAAACTTAGTTGAAAAGTTAGCTACAGCGGAAGCAAGAAGAACGTTCTTATTAGAATGTAGAAGAACACGGAATATTCCTAGATTTATCGTTGATTGTACGTCTATAATTCTTTCTTGTACCACGGGGACCATTAGTCCCACTATCCAACACCTGAGTCAATCACTTAACAGGCAGGTCAGGGCACGATTGCTTAATTTTCATATTTCTGGGGTTCATTCAGACATTAAATTCATTactaatcaaattaaaaatatcaCTGTGTTTTTAGACCATGTTCTTCCTGTCCCTTTGTTGGACACTTTTGAAACTTCTTTACACAGACAGTTCAATTTCTATTACCAGAAATCAATCTTATGCCTTCAAAAGAAGTTAGATAATTTAGATAACCCGGAGTTTCACAAAATTCCTTTCAATCCTAAATGGATTAAAAATTTTTCCAATGTTGATGTTCCTCAAGAGATTCTTAAACTTTTATCTTTGGGACCAAAATTTGGCCTTCAACCATCTTTCAGGGATTATTCCGTTAGTAGCATTCTTGCTGATGTTGAGAATATTTTCTCATATGCAGATGACGCAGACCTTTTATCGCTTAGGTCTACTTccaataacattttattaaattataccAAACGTACTAAGCAGTCCATATCGATCATTGATAATGTATATAGGGAAACAgtatcttttttaaaaaatcaccCAAACCTTTTGGTCCTCACTAGCGACAAGGCTACTGCCACAGTtctcatggatagagatcaatacATATCTCTCAGCCAGTCCTTGTTGGATGATAGTCGTTATTATCGACTTCTTCCCTCTAACCCTTGCTCGAAGTTTACTAATAGAATAAACAAGTTAATTAcgcatttaaagaatattaaGGTCATAAACCAAACCATAGCTAAATCTCTGCATAACTATGATGGTTATTCACCGAGATTTTActgtctacctaaaatacataaaccaactcttAGTATGAGACCTATTGTTTCTTCTATCAATTCACCAAATATATACATTGCTAAATTTCTAACTGATATTCTATCTAAATCCTGTGATTATCAcaattcttataatatttttgattctTTTCAATTTAGtgcatttattaataatttcaaacTACCACTTAATTACACTTTG TGTTCTCACTTCTTTAAGGAATCATTGGAACACTATCCAACCAAACTCCCCCGTTTCCTGGGACGTGTTTGTAGAGCTTTTGCAATTGgtgtttga